The Flavobacterium sp. 123 genome contains a region encoding:
- a CDS encoding vanadium-dependent haloperoxidase, with protein MKSKIYLLGLIMLFFISCKKDDPIKVTTNDYCAAVDTVTGIMVHDIFSPPVASRIYVYPNVAAYEIMAQNNAKYQSLQGQLNGLDSIPKLDPKSGVNKNLAALIAHIEVSKQLIFSEEALEKYRDSLYKKWGSENQKEFEVSKEYALKVVDRIKLWMGKDNYKQTRTFPKYSVYASQPGRWQPTPPAYMDGVEPHWGEIRTLVMDSAGQFKPKAPHPFSTDKNSAFYKEAKETYDVGNMISEKLIAMEKNKSTVIPEESAIATFWDCNPYATVTQGHMMFAKKKNSPDAHWINITKIALKKTNADFETTVFAFTKTSIGVFESIISCWHEKYRTNVVRPETYINQNIDENWRPQLQTPPFPEYTSGHSVISSCSSIILTTIFGDNFSYIDDSEVYFGLPKRPFKSFKQAAAEAAISRLYGGIHYRAAIENGVEQGDNIGNYITNKLKMLKK; from the coding sequence ATGAAATCTAAAATTTATCTTTTAGGACTTATAATGCTCTTTTTTATTTCTTGTAAAAAAGATGATCCAATTAAAGTTACAACAAATGATTACTGCGCTGCAGTTGATACTGTAACTGGAATTATGGTTCATGATATATTTTCGCCACCAGTTGCTAGTAGAATTTATGTCTATCCTAATGTTGCAGCTTATGAAATTATGGCTCAAAACAATGCTAAATATCAAAGTTTGCAAGGGCAATTAAATGGATTAGATTCTATTCCTAAATTAGATCCAAAAAGTGGTGTTAATAAAAATTTAGCGGCACTTATTGCACATATTGAAGTGAGTAAACAATTAATATTTTCTGAAGAAGCTTTAGAGAAATATAGAGATAGCTTGTATAAAAAATGGGGTTCTGAGAATCAAAAAGAATTTGAAGTTTCTAAAGAGTATGCTTTAAAAGTTGTAGACAGAATTAAATTGTGGATGGGGAAAGATAATTACAAACAAACTCGAACTTTTCCGAAATATTCTGTGTATGCTAGTCAACCAGGAAGATGGCAACCTACACCACCAGCCTATATGGATGGAGTTGAACCACATTGGGGGGAAATAAGAACGTTAGTTATGGACTCAGCAGGTCAATTTAAACCGAAAGCTCCACATCCTTTTTCAACGGATAAAAATTCTGCTTTTTATAAAGAAGCAAAGGAAACATATGATGTTGGGAATATGATTTCTGAAAAATTAATAGCAATGGAGAAAAATAAAAGTACTGTAATTCCAGAAGAATCTGCTATTGCTACTTTTTGGGATTGTAATCCATACGCTACCGTTACGCAAGGTCATATGATGTTTGCTAAGAAGAAAAATTCGCCAGACGCACATTGGATTAACATCACTAAAATTGCGTTGAAGAAAACGAATGCAGATTTTGAAACCACAGTTTTTGCATTTACCAAAACATCTATAGGTGTTTTTGAAAGTATTATTAGCTGTTGGCATGAAAAGTATAGAACTAATGTAGTGCGCCCTGAAACATATATTAATCAAAATATTGATGAAAATTGGAGACCGCAATTACAAACACCTCCTTTCCCAGAATACACTAGCGGACATTCTGTGATATCTTCTTGTTCGTCAATAATTTTAACAACTATTTTTGGAGATAATTTTAGTTATATTGATGATTCAGAAGTTTATTTTGGGTTGCCAAAAAGACCTTTCAAATCATTTAAACAAGCCGCTGCAGAAGCTGCAATCAGCAGATTGTACGGAGGAATCCATTATAGAGCAGCTATTGAAAATGGGGTTGAACAAGGGGATAATATTGGAAATTATATTACTAATAAATTAAAGATGCTTAAAAAATAA
- a CDS encoding VCBS repeat-containing protein, whose product MFNRIILFFFFLLFFTNCSNENLENKDSLFSKLDASETGINFQNEVKNGENMNIFKYRNFYNGGGVAIGDINNDGLSDIYFTSNLGTNKLYLNKGNFKFEDITKKAGVGGTKIWSTGVVMVDINADGLLDIYVCNAGNSKGGQQNNELFINNGNNTFTEKAQEYNLADTGITTHAAFFDYDKDGDLDVYILNNSFIPVSSLNYSNKRELRDKDWDVADILKGGGDKLLRNDNGKFTDVSEASGIYGSLIGFGLGVTVGDVNGDLYPDIYISNDFYERDYLYINNKNGTFTEQIQNWTSHISQSSMGADMADINNDGKADIFVTDMLPEPDERLKTTTTFDNYDLFTRKLNLDFYNQYMQNTLQLNNGSDQFLEIANYAGVAKTDWSWGALLFDMDNDGYKDIYVCNGIYHDLTNQDFMDFFANDIMQKMVITGKKEEIETIINKMPSTPISNYAFKNNKDATFSNEAQKWGLDTPSFSNGAAYGDLDNDGDLDLIVNNVNMEAFVYKNNSEKNKNNHFVKVKLKGDNQNKFALGSIVELFSGSEIIKQELIPSRGFQSSIDYVMTFGIGTKKIDSLQVIWPNGKFQTINKVVKDKTINLNIADAKLNYVPKKTVSKSIFSEKKASFLAHKENDYIDFDYEGLISKMLSQEGPALAIADINGDGNEDFFIGGAKGQSAKVYINKGNGNYAVTAQKDLDVDANFEDTAASFFDADNDGDQDLLVGSGGNEKTDQANYKNRLYLNNGKGIFVKSKVSIPTTNNNVSVIAPNDFDNDGDIDVFVGSRSVPGVYGIDPKHLLLENDGKGNFTNVIDKKAFKVNAVGMITDAVWEDIDNDSKKDLILVGDWTAPMIFKNTGRRLTEFKSNLTDFHGFWNAVSCVDLNNDGKKDLVLGNKGTNTSYKATKSNPMKLFTNDFDNNGTIEQITTRDIEGRDLPINLKQELAKQIPSIKKKNLSYADYSKKTFQELFAQEVVDNSIQKTANIQESVVAINKGNGQFEIKVLPKEVQFSCVNTILTMDVNNDGILDLILGGNQYEFKPQFSRLDSNYASVLLGNSKGNFSWLPYAKSGFFIRGEVKQLKTIKEKNKGVSIIAAINNNAPKIFKRNE is encoded by the coding sequence ATGTTTAATCGTATTATTTTATTTTTCTTTTTTCTACTTTTTTTTACTAATTGTTCTAATGAAAATTTAGAAAATAAAGACTCTTTATTCTCCAAACTAGATGCATCCGAAACTGGAATTAATTTCCAAAATGAAGTCAAAAACGGAGAAAACATGAATATCTTTAAATACCGAAATTTTTATAATGGAGGTGGTGTTGCTATTGGGGATATTAATAATGATGGATTATCGGATATCTATTTCACATCTAATCTTGGTACTAATAAATTATATCTTAATAAAGGAAATTTTAAATTTGAAGATATTACTAAAAAAGCCGGAGTTGGAGGAACTAAAATTTGGTCTACTGGAGTTGTTATGGTAGATATAAATGCAGATGGTTTACTCGATATTTATGTTTGTAATGCAGGAAATAGTAAAGGAGGACAACAAAATAATGAGCTTTTTATTAATAATGGGAACAATACATTTACTGAAAAAGCCCAAGAATATAATTTAGCAGATACTGGAATTACTACACACGCAGCATTTTTTGACTATGATAAAGATGGTGATTTAGATGTGTATATTTTAAATAATAGCTTTATTCCAGTAAGTAGTCTTAATTATTCTAACAAAAGAGAGTTAAGAGATAAAGATTGGGATGTAGCAGACATTCTTAAAGGTGGAGGTGATAAATTATTGCGTAATGATAATGGAAAGTTTACGGATGTAAGCGAAGCTTCAGGTATTTATGGGAGTCTTATTGGTTTTGGACTTGGAGTTACTGTAGGAGATGTTAATGGGGATCTTTATCCGGATATTTATATTTCTAATGACTTTTACGAAAGAGATTATTTGTATATAAATAATAAAAACGGAACGTTTACAGAGCAAATTCAAAATTGGACATCTCATATTAGTCAGTCTTCAATGGGAGCAGATATGGCGGATATTAATAATGATGGTAAAGCAGATATTTTTGTAACAGATATGTTGCCTGAGCCTGATGAACGTTTAAAAACTACTACTACATTTGATAATTATGATTTATTTACTAGAAAATTAAATCTTGATTTTTACAATCAATACATGCAAAATACGTTGCAGCTAAATAATGGAAGCGATCAATTTCTAGAGATTGCTAATTATGCTGGCGTAGCTAAAACTGATTGGAGTTGGGGAGCATTATTATTTGACATGGATAATGATGGTTATAAGGATATATATGTTTGTAATGGAATTTATCATGACTTAACAAATCAAGATTTCATGGACTTTTTTGCTAATGATATCATGCAAAAAATGGTGATTACTGGTAAGAAAGAAGAAATAGAGACTATCATTAATAAAATGCCAAGTACTCCTATTTCTAATTATGCATTTAAAAATAATAAAGACGCTACCTTTAGTAATGAAGCTCAAAAATGGGGATTAGACACTCCAAGTTTTTCTAATGGAGCTGCTTATGGTGATTTAGATAATGATGGAGATTTAGATTTAATTGTGAACAACGTTAATATGGAAGCGTTTGTTTATAAAAATAATTCTGAGAAAAATAAAAACAACCACTTTGTAAAAGTGAAACTTAAAGGAGATAACCAAAATAAATTTGCCTTAGGAAGTATAGTTGAATTATTTTCTGGTAGTGAAATCATTAAGCAAGAATTGATTCCGTCAAGAGGTTTCCAATCATCCATTGATTATGTGATGACTTTTGGAATTGGGACAAAGAAAATAGATTCTTTACAAGTGATTTGGCCAAATGGTAAATTTCAAACCATTAATAAAGTTGTAAAAGATAAAACAATCAACTTGAATATAGCTGATGCTAAGTTAAATTATGTTCCTAAAAAAACAGTTTCAAAATCAATTTTTTCTGAAAAGAAAGCTTCTTTTTTAGCGCATAAAGAAAATGATTATATTGACTTTGATTATGAAGGATTAATTTCAAAAATGCTTTCTCAAGAAGGTCCAGCCCTTGCTATTGCAGATATCAATGGAGATGGTAATGAGGATTTTTTCATTGGCGGAGCAAAAGGACAATCTGCTAAAGTATATATTAATAAAGGAAACGGAAATTATGCTGTTACAGCTCAAAAAGACTTAGATGTGGATGCTAATTTTGAAGATACTGCTGCTAGTTTTTTTGATGCCGATAATGATGGCGATCAAGATTTATTAGTTGGATCTGGTGGAAATGAAAAAACAGATCAAGCAAATTATAAAAATCGTTTGTATTTGAATAATGGAAAAGGAATATTTGTAAAAAGTAAAGTTAGTATACCTACAACAAATAATAATGTTTCTGTAATTGCACCTAATGATTTTGATAACGATGGTGATATTGATGTGTTTGTGGGTAGCCGAAGCGTTCCAGGAGTTTATGGTATAGACCCTAAACATTTATTATTAGAGAATGATGGGAAAGGTAATTTCACTAATGTAATTGATAAAAAAGCCTTTAAAGTAAATGCTGTAGGGATGATAACTGATGCAGTTTGGGAAGATATTGATAATGATTCCAAAAAAGATTTAATTCTTGTAGGAGATTGGACTGCTCCTATGATTTTCAAAAATACAGGACGTAGATTGACAGAATTTAAATCTAATCTTACAGATTTTCATGGGTTTTGGAATGCGGTTAGTTGTGTTGATTTGAATAATGACGGTAAAAAAGATTTGGTTTTAGGCAATAAAGGAACAAATACATCTTACAAAGCAACTAAATCTAATCCGATGAAATTGTTTACTAATGACTTTGATAACAATGGAACAATTGAACAAATAACTACTCGAGATATTGAAGGTAGAGATTTACCGATAAACCTGAAGCAAGAATTGGCAAAACAAATCCCATCAATTAAAAAGAAAAATTTGAGTTATGCGGATTATTCTAAAAAGACCTTTCAAGAATTATTTGCACAAGAGGTTGTTGATAATTCTATTCAAAAAACAGCCAATATTCAAGAAAGCGTAGTTGCTATTAATAAAGGAAATGGTCAATTCGAAATTAAAGTACTTCCTAAAGAAGTTCAATTTTCTTGTGTCAATACTATTTTAACAATGGATGTGAATAATGATGGAATTTTGGATTTAATTCTAGGTGGAAACCAATATGAATTCAAACCTCAATTTTCAAGATTAGATTCAAATTATGCAAGTGTACTTTTAGGAAATAGCAAAGGTAATTTTTCATGGCTTCCTTATGCTAAATCTGGTTTCTTCATTAGAGGAGAAGTTAAACAACTTAAAACAATTAAAGAAAAAAATAAAGGAGTATCAATTATAGCAGCTATAAATAATAATGCTCCAAAAATATTTAAACGCAATGAATAA
- a CDS encoding RagB/SusD family nutrient uptake outer membrane protein, whose translation MKRNNIIKSIFFVGTMVLGVSCTNLDEEVLDGVVISNTGGGTINTASLLTSAYEGLRGFETQGQMFALDEMSGDALVGPTRGGDWDDNATWRQIHVHTWAPDHNEVKNAWNTLLSQVYNCNLVIENGSGSEVTQARFLRAFYYYNVIDLFGQVPYREAGSKLTDDPKVWSRTEATEFVISELEAIVSSLPARTAGDASIANADAAHFLLAKLYLNKGVFEAADAAGPYTFAAADMTKVVTNVDAISSSLSSDYWDNFKPTNNTSPEILFSSKNVQGGAGGGIQYHWRMGMHYNQTPDGWNGFAIVSEYYNKFNPNDRRIKNADSDIITNFGNPVGMQVGQMYKPGGLIALKDRNGNPLVYTPAITLITSGATLETAGIRMEKYIPDAANLGTPNNDFVFMRYSDALLMKAEAILRGGSGSIGTIMTDIAARSGQAASPATLDGVYLERGKELWLEGWRRNDMVRFGTFLAARELKPYVSDSRYVLFPIPSDALFNPNLTQNPGY comes from the coding sequence ATGAAAAGAAATAATATTATAAAAAGCATCTTTTTTGTAGGTACAATGGTTTTAGGAGTAAGTTGTACTAATTTAGATGAAGAAGTATTAGATGGTGTTGTTATATCTAATACAGGTGGAGGAACAATAAATACAGCTTCACTGTTGACAAGTGCTTATGAAGGATTAAGAGGCTTTGAAACTCAAGGGCAAATGTTTGCTTTAGACGAAATGTCAGGAGATGCTTTAGTTGGGCCAACACGTGGAGGAGACTGGGATGATAATGCTACATGGAGACAAATCCACGTACATACTTGGGCTCCTGATCACAACGAGGTTAAAAATGCTTGGAATACTCTATTGTCTCAAGTGTACAACTGTAACTTAGTTATTGAAAACGGTAGTGGTTCTGAGGTTACTCAAGCACGTTTTTTAAGAGCTTTCTATTACTATAATGTAATCGATTTGTTTGGACAAGTTCCTTACAGAGAGGCAGGATCTAAATTGACTGACGATCCTAAAGTATGGTCTAGAACTGAAGCTACTGAATTTGTAATTAGTGAATTAGAGGCTATAGTTTCTTCATTGCCTGCTAGAACAGCTGGTGATGCAAGTATTGCTAATGCTGATGCTGCTCACTTTTTGTTAGCTAAATTATACTTAAACAAAGGTGTATTTGAAGCTGCTGATGCTGCAGGTCCTTATACATTTGCTGCTGCAGACATGACTAAAGTTGTTACTAATGTTGATGCAATCAGTAGTTCTTTATCTTCAGATTATTGGGATAACTTTAAGCCTACTAATAATACATCACCAGAGATTTTATTCTCTTCTAAGAATGTACAAGGTGGTGCAGGTGGAGGAATTCAATACCACTGGAGAATGGGTATGCACTACAATCAAACTCCTGATGGATGGAATGGTTTTGCTATAGTATCTGAATACTATAATAAATTTAATCCAAATGATAGACGTATCAAAAATGCTGATTCAGATATCATCACTAATTTTGGTAACCCAGTAGGTATGCAAGTAGGTCAAATGTACAAACCAGGTGGTTTAATTGCATTAAAAGACAGAAATGGAAATCCATTAGTTTATACTCCTGCAATCACTTTGATTACTAGTGGAGCTACATTAGAAACTGCAGGTATTAGAATGGAAAAATATATTCCAGATGCTGCTAACTTAGGTACTCCGAATAATGATTTTGTATTCATGAGATATTCTGATGCATTATTAATGAAAGCAGAAGCTATCTTAAGAGGTGGTTCAGGTTCAATAGGTACTATCATGACTGATATTGCTGCAAGATCTGGACAAGCTGCTTCGCCAGCTACTCTTGATGGAGTATACCTTGAAAGAGGGAAAGAATTATGGTTAGAAGGATGGAGAAGAAATGACATGGTTCGTTTTGGAACATTCTTAGCTGCTAGAGAATTGAAACCTTATGTATCTGATTCTAGATATGTTTTGTTCCCAATTCCATCTGATGCATTATTCAATCCAAATCTTACACAAAATCCTGGATACTAA
- a CDS encoding GyrI-like domain-containing protein, which yields MKGNKKIIVGLSVVLSLFLVWYLFIKESDYTISFKINTATGTVFQGVQEWSTAQALKDSENYVILEKKNFEFLKYEMRKGDSEFNYYWDIKSINDSVTKIDVSIKDLNHSFYNKITAPFFKTDFKQEQIKKISEFKLGLTEHLNKFKVKIDGEGTSEATFVAYINLKSVLQEKAQSMIQNDASITGYLQRNNIKIIGRPFVEVQNWDLDSEKLDFNYCFPVEKRADFPPSDVVKFKTLPALKGLKATYFGNFRTSDRAWFALIDYAKRHDYKLSNKPLEHFLANPFNGGEEIEWETQIIIPFDQK from the coding sequence ATGAAAGGAAATAAAAAAATTATAGTTGGATTAAGTGTCGTTCTTTCCTTGTTTTTAGTATGGTATTTATTTATTAAAGAAAGTGATTATACGATTTCATTTAAAATTAATACGGCTACAGGAACTGTTTTTCAAGGGGTACAAGAATGGTCGACTGCTCAAGCATTGAAAGACAGCGAAAATTATGTGATTTTAGAAAAGAAAAATTTTGAATTTCTTAAATATGAAATGCGAAAAGGGGATTCGGAATTTAATTATTATTGGGACATTAAATCTATTAATGATTCGGTTACAAAAATTGATGTTAGTATTAAAGATTTAAATCATAGTTTTTATAATAAGATTACAGCTCCTTTTTTTAAAACTGATTTTAAGCAAGAGCAAATTAAAAAAATATCAGAATTTAAATTGGGATTAACGGAACATCTCAATAAATTTAAAGTTAAAATTGATGGAGAAGGAACTTCTGAAGCAACATTTGTAGCGTATATCAATTTAAAAAGTGTGCTACAAGAAAAAGCACAATCAATGATTCAAAATGATGCTTCTATTACAGGGTATTTGCAGAGAAATAACATTAAAATAATTGGAAGACCTTTTGTTGAAGTTCAAAACTGGGATTTGGATTCGGAAAAATTAGATTTTAATTATTGTTTCCCTGTTGAAAAAAGAGCTGATTTTCCGCCAAGTGACGTTGTGAAATTTAAAACATTACCCGCACTTAAAGGATTAAAAGCTACTTATTTTGGCAATTTTAGAACTTCAGATAGAGCTTGGTTTGCCTTAATAGATTATGCTAAGAGACATGATTATAAATTAAGTAACAAACCTTTAGAGCACTTTTTGGCAAATCCATTTAATGGAGGTGAAGAAATAGAGTGGGAAACTCAAATTATCATTCCGTTTGATCAAAAATAG
- a CDS encoding VCBS repeat-containing protein, whose translation MNKFFRIGLASLLLIGCSKKEGQLFEKLSSDESNITFNNQLLESKNISILDYLYYYNGGGVALGDINNDGLVDIYFTSNQGKNKLYLNKGANKFEDITAKAGVEGQSDWNSGTIMADVNGDGFLDIYVCAVVGINGFEGKNELFINNKDNTFTESAAEYGLDLDNYSSSAAFLDYDLDGDLDMYLLNHAVHSELSFGNANIRNKRSYECGDKLFRNDNGKFVDVSEKAGIFGGANGYGLGLAVSDFNLDGYPDIYVCNDFHEDDYYYLNNGDGTFSESLKSHFGHTSRFSMGVDVADVNHDGFPDIMTLDMLPEDEKVLKSSLGDDNTQMLKMRTEKLGYHYQYTRNMLQLNQDGNHFTETALLSGVAATDWSWSTLFADYDQDGEQDIFVCNGIPKRPNDLDYVKYYSNDQIKSKINSTKLLDKEALKRMPKGNVSNYVFQGSKDLEFKNRSNDWIENDSIISNGSGYADLDNDGDLDVVTNNLNNIASVYINKTDKKSNYLKLKLQFVGKNTFGIGSKVISYSKGKKQFKELQTTRGFQSSSEPMIHFGYGKTTSVDSIVVIWPDKTSQTLKNIKTNQTLTINASNTRKAFDYRKLHPAVLPIFKKVETGLGIDFMNQENDYIDFLAQKLIPYQRSDRSAATAIGDLNGDGKEDIFFGGSRGKKAAVYIQNKTGFTKKLVSEIEKDSVFEDASAVIGDFNNDRINDLYVASGGGENASNLQDRLYLNSNNQFLKSASPKLTQNASVVKAFDYDKDGDLDLFVGNNSLNNRFGSMPDCYLLNNNKGVFTIVESQTFSKIGMVTDAVFNDFNKDGKIDIIVVGEWMKPTFFANKNGKFSNVTETVFPEKSNGLWQSVMPFDIDHDGDEDYLVGNWGMNSKFKASQDFPMKMYYDDFDTNGSFETIVAIEKKGQYYTTMGLDELAEQFSGMLKKKFNSYKSFAGKTLEEVFDPKMLEKGKLFEVDNLKSGYLKNDNGKFTFVPFSNKMQVAPITCFVKSNFDSDAKEEVFVAGNYFGVSPYHSRFDGFSGALIKNEKTIFLGNQIGIDLTQKAVRHMDIVNFNGKKYLLITINNKKVELYEMPTAKN comes from the coding sequence ATGAATAAATTTTTTAGAATAGGACTAGCTTCATTGCTACTTATAGGATGTTCCAAAAAAGAAGGACAATTATTCGAGAAATTATCTTCTGATGAGAGTAATATTACTTTTAACAATCAATTATTAGAATCAAAAAACATATCCATTTTAGATTATCTATATTATTACAATGGGGGTGGAGTAGCGCTTGGTGATATTAATAATGACGGATTGGTTGATATTTATTTCACCTCAAATCAAGGTAAAAATAAATTATACCTGAATAAAGGGGCTAATAAATTTGAGGATATTACTGCAAAAGCAGGAGTTGAAGGGCAAAGTGATTGGAACTCAGGTACAATAATGGCGGATGTTAACGGAGACGGATTTTTAGATATTTATGTTTGTGCAGTAGTTGGAATTAATGGTTTTGAAGGAAAAAATGAATTGTTTATTAATAATAAAGATAATACGTTTACCGAAAGCGCTGCTGAATATGGATTAGATCTTGATAATTACAGTTCTTCAGCTGCATTTTTAGATTATGATTTAGATGGTGATTTAGACATGTATTTGTTAAATCATGCTGTTCATTCAGAATTATCTTTCGGGAATGCCAATATTAGAAATAAAAGAAGCTATGAATGTGGAGATAAATTATTCCGAAATGATAATGGAAAATTTGTTGATGTAAGCGAAAAAGCAGGAATTTTTGGAGGTGCAAATGGATATGGATTAGGTTTAGCTGTTTCAGATTTTAATCTAGATGGATACCCAGATATTTATGTTTGTAATGATTTTCATGAAGATGATTATTACTATCTTAATAATGGTGATGGGACTTTTTCAGAAAGTTTAAAAAGCCACTTTGGTCATACTAGCCGATTCTCAATGGGTGTTGATGTAGCGGATGTTAATCATGATGGTTTTCCAGATATAATGACTTTGGATATGCTTCCAGAGGACGAAAAAGTATTGAAATCATCATTAGGAGATGACAATACTCAAATGCTTAAAATGAGAACAGAAAAACTGGGATACCATTATCAGTATACCAGAAACATGTTACAATTAAATCAAGATGGGAATCATTTTACAGAAACTGCATTGTTAAGTGGTGTAGCTGCAACTGACTGGAGCTGGAGTACTTTGTTTGCAGATTATGATCAAGATGGTGAACAAGATATTTTTGTTTGTAACGGAATTCCGAAACGTCCAAATGATTTAGATTATGTAAAATATTATTCAAATGATCAAATCAAGAGTAAAATTAATTCAACAAAACTTTTAGATAAAGAAGCGTTGAAAAGAATGCCAAAAGGCAATGTAAGTAATTATGTTTTTCAAGGTTCAAAAGATTTAGAATTTAAAAATCGTTCTAATGATTGGATTGAAAATGACTCGATTATTTCTAATGGTAGCGGTTATGCTGATTTAGATAATGACGGAGATTTAGATGTAGTTACTAATAATTTGAATAATATTGCATCTGTTTATATTAACAAAACGGATAAAAAATCGAACTACCTTAAATTGAAGTTGCAATTTGTAGGAAAAAATACATTTGGAATTGGATCCAAAGTAATTTCATATTCTAAAGGGAAAAAACAATTTAAAGAACTTCAAACTACAAGAGGTTTTCAATCTTCATCTGAACCAATGATTCATTTTGGATATGGAAAAACAACTTCTGTGGATTCGATAGTGGTAATTTGGCCTGATAAAACATCTCAAACACTAAAGAATATTAAAACAAATCAAACGCTTACTATAAATGCAAGTAATACTAGAAAAGCGTTTGATTATAGAAAATTACATCCTGCAGTTTTACCAATTTTTAAAAAGGTAGAAACAGGATTAGGAATTGATTTCATGAATCAAGAAAATGATTATATTGATTTTTTAGCACAAAAATTAATCCCATACCAGCGTTCTGATAGAAGTGCTGCAACAGCAATTGGAGATTTAAACGGTGATGGGAAAGAAGATATTTTCTTTGGTGGATCTAGAGGTAAAAAAGCGGCTGTTTATATCCAAAATAAAACTGGATTTACTAAAAAACTAGTTTCTGAAATAGAGAAAGATTCTGTTTTTGAAGATGCTTCAGCGGTAATTGGAGATTTTAATAATGATAGAATAAATGACTTGTATGTAGCTTCAGGTGGTGGCGAAAATGCATCTAATTTACAAGATAGGTTGTACTTAAATAGCAACAATCAATTTTTAAAGAGCGCATCGCCTAAACTAACCCAAAATGCATCCGTTGTAAAAGCCTTTGACTATGATAAAGATGGTGATTTAGATCTTTTTGTAGGGAATAATTCTTTAAATAATAGATTCGGAAGTATGCCAGATTGTTATTTGTTAAATAATAATAAAGGGGTATTTACTATCGTTGAAAGTCAGACATTTTCAAAAATAGGAATGGTAACTGATGCCGTATTTAATGATTTTAATAAAGATGGAAAAATCGATATTATTGTTGTTGGAGAATGGATGAAACCAACTTTTTTTGCTAATAAAAACGGAAAATTCTCTAATGTAACCGAAACTGTTTTTCCAGAAAAGAGCAATGGGTTGTGGCAATCTGTAATGCCGTTTGATATTGATCATGATGGTGATGAAGATTATTTAGTTGGGAACTGGGGAATGAATTCAAAATTCAAAGCCTCACAAGATTTCCCTATGAAAATGTATTATGATGACTTTGATACCAATGGATCTTTTGAAACTATTGTTGCAATCGAAAAGAAAGGTCAATATTATACCACAATGGGACTGGATGAATTAGCAGAACAATTTAGTGGGATGTTAAAGAAAAAATTTAATAGCTATAAGTCATTTGCAGGTAAAACACTTGAAGAAGTTTTTGATCCAAAAATGCTTGAAAAAGGTAAACTTTTTGAAGTTGATAATTTGAAATCAGGGTATTTGAAAAATGATAATGGAAAATTTACTTTCGTGCCATTTTCAAATAAAATGCAAGTTGCTCCAATTACTTGTTTTGTAAAATCTAATTTTGATTCAGATGCAAAAGAAGAAGTTTTTGTAGCTGGAAATTATTTTGGAGTATCTCCATATCATAGTCGATTTGATGGTTTTTCGGGTGCTTTAATCAAAAATGAAAAAACAATATTTTTGGGTAATCAGATTGGAATAGATTTAACTCAGAAAGCAGTTAGACATATGGATATTGTCAATTTTAATGGTAAAAAATATCTTTTGATTACCATTAATAATAAAAAAGTGGAATTATACGAAATGCCTACAGCTAAGAACTAA